The Candidatus Rhabdochlamydia sp. T3358 genome has a window encoding:
- the folD gene encoding bifunctional methylenetetrahydrofolate dehydrogenase/methenyltetrahydrofolate cyclohydrolase FolD → MKLIDGVAIAKTIQDRIKSAIAKLQNRSPGLAFVRVGDNPASHSYIRMKKKRCSEVGIISFDVELPSYVSEAQVILEIKRLNLDPAVDGILVQLPLPEHINPFLITQTINPEKDVDGFNPFNMGKLLLGERDGFIPCTPHGIHVLLTQSQIPLLGKHVVIVGRSNIVGKPLAALLMQKAPHCNATVTLVHSFSEKLEEICRQADILIAAIGKPAFIKKNMVKPQAAVIDVGVNHIINNQGEKQIVGDVAFDEVAPNCSYITPVPGGVGPMTISMLLSNTLLSYQRKIK, encoded by the coding sequence ATGAAACTCATTGACGGCGTAGCTATTGCAAAAACAATTCAAGACAGAATTAAATCCGCTATTGCCAAACTGCAAAACCGTTCGCCTGGATTAGCTTTCGTGCGTGTAGGGGACAATCCTGCTTCTCATAGCTATATTCGCATGAAAAAAAAACGCTGCAGCGAAGTAGGTATTATCTCTTTTGATGTTGAACTCCCCTCTTATGTTTCTGAGGCGCAAGTCATTTTAGAAATTAAACGTTTAAACCTAGATCCTGCAGTAGATGGTATTTTGGTACAATTGCCTTTACCAGAGCATATAAATCCTTTTCTAATTACGCAAACGATTAACCCTGAAAAAGATGTAGATGGATTTAATCCCTTTAACATGGGTAAGCTATTACTTGGAGAAAGAGATGGGTTTATTCCTTGCACACCTCACGGCATTCATGTATTATTAACGCAATCTCAGATTCCTTTACTAGGTAAACACGTTGTTATCGTAGGAAGAAGTAATATAGTTGGAAAGCCTTTAGCAGCGCTTTTAATGCAAAAAGCTCCACATTGCAATGCTACAGTTACTTTAGTACATAGTTTTTCTGAGAAGCTAGAAGAGATTTGCAGACAAGCGGATATTTTAATTGCAGCTATTGGCAAACCAGCTTTCATTAAAAAAAATATGGTTAAACCTCAAGCAGCGGTAATTGATGTAGGGGTTAACCATATTATAAATAATCAAGGAGAAAAACAGATTGTAGGAGATGTTGCTTTTGATGAAGTAGCCCCTAATTGTTCTTATATTACTCCCGTTCCAGGAGGTGTAGGTCCCATGACAATTTCTATGCTCCTTAGTAATACCCTCTTAAGCTACCAGAGAAAGATAAAATGA
- a CDS encoding inositol monophosphatase family protein, which translates to MSKIIKEWVTFAIEIALLAGDVLKKGFGSQFIIGSKPGKQNLVTEYDRASENLIITAIKSRYPTHSIIAEESGSYMQQESQATWIIDPLDGTVNFAHEIPLFSISIAVAIHKEIICGVVYQPMTRELFVAQKQQGAFLNGRLLSISSVSQMNQALLSTGFPYDVHKDPLHCIESFSKVLRTGTPIRRLGSAAIDLAYVAAGRFDGFWEVGLNSWDMAAGMLLVKEAGGMVTHYDGTEHQIFGYHNLLATNKHLHPIMIDYLNKGKHETH; encoded by the coding sequence ATGTCCAAAATCATTAAAGAATGGGTCACTTTTGCTATAGAAATAGCTCTTTTAGCTGGTGATGTTTTAAAAAAAGGTTTCGGCTCTCAATTTATCATTGGTTCAAAGCCCGGTAAACAAAACCTAGTAACAGAGTATGATAGAGCCTCTGAGAATCTCATAATTACAGCCATTAAAAGCCGATATCCTACGCATTCAATTATTGCAGAAGAGAGTGGCTCTTATATGCAACAAGAGAGCCAAGCCACTTGGATTATTGATCCTCTAGATGGGACTGTAAATTTTGCACATGAAATCCCGCTCTTTTCGATTAGTATTGCCGTAGCTATTCATAAAGAAATAATCTGTGGTGTTGTATATCAACCTATGACAAGAGAGTTATTTGTTGCTCAAAAACAACAAGGAGCTTTTCTTAACGGTCGATTACTAAGTATTTCTTCGGTATCACAAATGAATCAAGCCCTCCTATCAACAGGGTTTCCTTATGATGTACATAAAGATCCTCTACATTGTATAGAAAGTTTCTCTAAAGTCTTAAGAACAGGAACACCTATTCGTAGATTAGGCTCTGCCGCTATTGATTTAGCATACGTAGCTGCAGGACGTTTTGATGGATTTTGGGAAGTAGGTCTTAATAGCTGGGATATGGCAGCAGGAATGCTTCTAGTAAAAGAAGCAGGAGGAATGGTAACCCATTACGATGGAACAGAACATCAAATTTTTGGATATCACAACCTTTTAGCAACAAATAAACATCTACATCCAATTATGATTGACTATTTAAATAAAGGGAAACATGAAACTCATTGA
- a CDS encoding sugar transferase, with protein sequence MTLDRISSDPTLAAPLEIIPFKKRKRVFDILFSLAALLLGLPFFIAIAFLIKLSSKGPVFYCSLRLGHKGRLFKFWKFRSMYCDADSRLQHLLKQQPELNREWQKFFKLKNDPRLTYLGRLIRKTSLDELPQFWNVLKGDLSIVGPRPYLPREEKRIKELIGSSIDVLFSVKPGLTGIWQTSGRSALSFEKRIKLDLSYVQTRSFLLDMQLIVKTIPEMIASKGAF encoded by the coding sequence ATGACTTTAGATCGAATCTCATCAGATCCAACTTTGGCAGCTCCTTTAGAAATTATTCCTTTCAAAAAGAGAAAGCGTGTCTTTGATATTCTGTTCAGCTTAGCTGCTTTACTTTTGGGCCTTCCGTTTTTTATAGCAATTGCATTTTTGATTAAGCTCTCTTCAAAAGGGCCTGTTTTTTACTGTAGCTTAAGGCTGGGACACAAAGGTCGTTTATTTAAATTTTGGAAGTTTCGTTCTATGTATTGTGATGCAGATTCTCGTTTACAGCATTTGCTTAAACAGCAGCCTGAGTTAAACAGAGAGTGGCAAAAATTTTTTAAACTAAAAAATGATCCAAGGTTAACATACCTAGGTAGATTGATCCGTAAAACCTCGCTTGATGAACTTCCTCAATTTTGGAATGTGTTAAAGGGAGATTTAAGCATTGTTGGGCCAAGGCCCTATTTACCTCGCGAGGAAAAGAGAATTAAAGAGCTAATTGGAAGCAGTATTGATGTTCTATTTTCTGTTAAACCAGGACTTACAGGCATATGGCAAACCTCAGGACGAAGCGCTTTGAGTTTTGAAAAGAGAATTAAATTAGATTTAAGCTATGTTCAAACTCGCTCTTTCCTACTTGACATGCAATTAATTGTGAAAACCATTCCTGAAATGATTGCCTCTAAAGGAGCATTTTAA
- a CDS encoding transposase, which yields MVFFSRGRGGGELVDYGYKGKGVTSHLLVKKSGRPLAITSTSASRDEKEQVIPLLSKVVPFIKKVWNQGKAPILEADKGYDSEQTRIDVLSYKVFPLIARKRNTKGYKIKGICYLEKQRWVVERTISWLKTGFRRLTVRWERKAVYWNGLLMFGLLGYWMNFLSRQVSLKQ from the coding sequence ATGGTTTTTTTTTCCAGAGGACGCGGAGGAGGAGAGCTTGTTGATTATGGGTACAAAGGTAAAGGCGTGACATCGCATTTACTGGTGAAAAAATCAGGAAGGCCTCTTGCAATTACTTCTACATCAGCATCCAGAGATGAGAAAGAACAAGTGATTCCTCTGCTTAGTAAAGTTGTTCCCTTCATTAAAAAAGTATGGAATCAGGGAAAAGCACCCATACTTGAAGCAGATAAAGGTTATGACTCAGAGCAAACACGTATCGATGTCCTTTCCTATAAGGTTTTTCCTCTGATAGCACGGAAAAGAAACACCAAGGGATATAAGATAAAAGGTATTTGCTACCTTGAAAAGCAACGTTGGGTCGTTGAGAGAACGATTTCTTGGTTAAAGACAGGCTTTCGTCGCCTTACAGTGCGCTGGGAAAGAAAGGCAGTATATTGGAATGGTCTATTAATGTTTGGACTACTTGGCTATTGGATGAATTTCTTAAGTCGGCAAGTATCTTTAAAACAGTAA
- a CDS encoding transposase: protein MSKQGLNEEQFKILEPQMEKWVNRNHYGRKLAPWRPVVNTIFWVLRTGAPWKDAPRNKEFSHPSTAHAWLGRMQSAGFLDQFLEELLKIAEQLGCIDAQRLSVDGFFFQRTRRRRAC from the coding sequence ATGAGCAAGCAAGGATTAAATGAAGAACAGTTTAAAATACTCGAACCCCAAATGGAAAAATGGGTAAATCGCAATCATTATGGAAGAAAATTAGCGCCATGGAGGCCTGTAGTAAATACTATTTTCTGGGTGCTCCGTACAGGAGCTCCTTGGAAAGATGCACCTAGAAACAAGGAATTTTCTCATCCTTCAACAGCACATGCGTGGCTTGGAAGAATGCAATCCGCTGGGTTTTTAGATCAATTTTTAGAAGAGCTTCTTAAGATTGCAGAACAGCTAGGATGTATTGATGCCCAGAGACTCTCAGTAGATGGTTTTTTTTTCCAGAGGACGCGGAGGAGGAGAGCTTGTTGA
- a CDS encoding GNAT family N-acetyltransferase has protein sequence MKDRTKTCPNAKNTLFLARKINRFVGYAAFYTPADDLWATNDLKTKEAYCSWIAVDPEHQCQGIATDLQSKIFDSGEIISVKGHVKKTNKKNIGAIKKFNKKGYEVSIEESSKTQYVYTISKKFHRW, from the coding sequence ATTAAAGATAGAACAAAAACCTGTCCAAATGCAAAAAATACACTTTTTCTAGCTCGGAAAATAAATCGCTTTGTAGGCTATGCAGCTTTCTATACCCCAGCTGATGATCTTTGGGCTACCAATGACCTTAAAACAAAAGAGGCTTATTGTTCATGGATTGCAGTAGACCCAGAGCATCAATGTCAAGGAATCGCTACGGATTTACAATCTAAAATTTTTGACTCTGGTGAGATTATTTCTGTTAAAGGTCATGTTAAAAAAACCAACAAGAAAAACATAGGTGCAATAAAGAAGTTTAATAAAAAAGGATATGAAGTATCTATTGAAGAGTCTTCAAAAACTCAATATGTTTATACCATATCTAAAAAGTTTCATAGGTGGTAA
- a CDS encoding polyprenyl synthetase family protein encodes MSKISFLSQAQTELEEALERLVTPKLTTAYAPLFSSARYSLLAPAKRLRPLLLIATASTFTVPLSETIQPACAIEFIHTYSLIHDDLPCVDNDDMRRGKPSLHKAYPEWQALITGDYLLTYAFEILSSLPSYSAEQKLNLVQLFAKRSGADGLIGGQVIDLLIERKNISWSILQQMHHGKTASLISAALEAGGILGNASDQDMQLLYKCGQKIGLGFQIVDDLLDIEEENKTTAVTLLGKIQAKQLAENLLKEALEQLDQLSCPAPLIQELLHKMIHRSI; translated from the coding sequence ATGAGCAAAATATCATTCCTATCTCAAGCACAAACTGAGCTTGAAGAAGCTCTAGAAAGACTAGTTACGCCTAAGTTAACTACAGCATATGCGCCTCTGTTTTCTTCTGCACGTTATTCTCTTTTAGCTCCTGCTAAGCGGTTGCGCCCTCTATTATTAATAGCAACAGCATCTACTTTCACAGTTCCCCTTTCTGAAACTATCCAGCCTGCTTGCGCTATTGAATTCATACACACCTATTCTCTTATTCATGATGATTTGCCCTGTGTTGACAATGATGACATGCGTAGAGGAAAGCCCTCATTGCATAAAGCATATCCAGAGTGGCAGGCCTTGATCACAGGAGACTATCTACTTACCTATGCCTTTGAAATCCTCTCCTCTCTTCCCTCTTATTCTGCTGAGCAAAAGCTTAACTTAGTTCAACTCTTTGCAAAAAGGTCTGGTGCAGATGGGTTAATTGGAGGGCAAGTAATCGATCTCTTAATAGAGAGAAAAAACATTTCCTGGTCGATATTACAACAAATGCATCACGGGAAAACAGCATCTTTGATTTCTGCTGCTCTTGAAGCTGGTGGGATCCTTGGCAATGCTTCCGATCAAGATATGCAACTTTTATACAAGTGTGGGCAAAAAATTGGACTTGGATTTCAAATAGTTGATGATTTACTCGATATAGAAGAAGAAAATAAAACCACAGCCGTTACTCTTTTAGGTAAAATCCAAGCTAAGCAACTCGCAGAAAATCTGCTTAAAGAAGCACTAGAGCAGCTTGACCAATTAAGCTGTCCAGCGCCCTTAATTCAAGAGCTTTTACATAAGATGATTCATCGCTCAATCTAA
- a CDS encoding UDP-glucose/GDP-mannose dehydrogenase family protein — MDIAIIGAGYVGLVTAACFAEMGHHVICLDINKQKIQNLQKGIIPIYEPGLKELIERNVEDCRLSFTTDYQLATAISQVCFIAVATPSKADGSCDLSYVFSAASSIAQHMKHQLLIVNKSTVPVGTASLVKQHIAQILKEKNKFLCFDVVSNPEFLKEGNAINDCMKPDRIIIGVDNLDSAKIMREIYSAFTINHDRILIMAPSSAELAKYAANAMLALRISFMNELSSLCEKTGASINDIRIAIGADQRIGYHFLYAGMGYGGSCFPKDIRALCATAETYDLDLSLMRATENVNIQQKKVLADKICRYFNQFNGVFNKTIAIWGLSFKPHTDDIRESPALSLIEILLSQGAHLRLFDPVAMPTMRERLGDCHQVTFCKDEYETAQGADAIVLATEWRQFRYIDFTKIIPFLRHLAFFDGRNQYQPKEMEKLGFAYFGIGIPINYSHEQLNTQKINEQNIIPISSTN, encoded by the coding sequence ATGGATATTGCAATTATTGGTGCTGGGTATGTTGGGCTGGTAACAGCAGCTTGCTTTGCTGAAATGGGACATCATGTCATTTGCTTAGATATTAATAAGCAAAAAATTCAAAATTTACAAAAAGGCATAATCCCTATTTATGAACCTGGTCTAAAAGAATTGATTGAGCGCAATGTAGAAGATTGCAGATTAAGCTTTACTACAGATTATCAGCTAGCTACTGCAATCTCTCAAGTTTGCTTTATTGCAGTAGCAACCCCTTCTAAAGCAGATGGTAGCTGCGATCTTTCTTATGTTTTTTCCGCCGCTTCTTCTATAGCCCAGCACATGAAACACCAACTCCTCATTGTCAATAAATCAACCGTACCTGTAGGTACTGCCTCTTTGGTTAAGCAACATATTGCGCAAATTCTTAAAGAAAAAAATAAATTTCTCTGTTTTGATGTCGTTTCTAATCCTGAGTTTTTAAAAGAGGGCAATGCAATCAATGACTGCATGAAGCCCGATCGTATTATTATTGGAGTAGACAATCTCGACAGCGCTAAAATCATGCGTGAGATTTACTCTGCTTTTACTATTAACCACGATCGAATCTTAATTATGGCGCCTTCTTCTGCAGAACTAGCAAAATATGCAGCAAATGCTATGCTTGCTTTGCGAATCTCTTTTATGAACGAACTCTCTAGTTTATGTGAAAAGACAGGCGCTAGCATTAATGACATACGGATAGCCATTGGCGCAGATCAAAGAATTGGTTACCATTTTTTATATGCTGGTATGGGTTATGGGGGCTCCTGCTTTCCAAAAGATATCAGGGCTCTTTGTGCTACAGCAGAAACATATGATTTAGATTTATCATTAATGCGGGCCACCGAAAATGTGAATATACAGCAAAAAAAGGTGCTTGCAGATAAAATCTGTCGTTACTTTAATCAGTTTAACGGGGTTTTTAATAAAACAATTGCAATTTGGGGGCTTTCTTTTAAACCTCATACAGATGACATTCGCGAATCCCCTGCACTTTCTCTCATTGAAATCTTACTATCACAAGGAGCTCATTTACGTTTATTTGATCCTGTAGCTATGCCAACTATGCGTGAGCGTTTAGGAGATTGTCATCAAGTCACTTTTTGCAAAGATGAATATGAAACTGCGCAAGGAGCTGATGCCATTGTGCTCGCTACAGAATGGCGACAGTTTCGTTACATTGATTTTACTAAAATCATTCCTTTTTTGCGCCACCTAGCTTTTTTTGATGGCCGCAATCAATATCAACCAAAAGAAATGGAAAAATTAGGTTTTGCTTATTTTGGAATTGGCATACCAATAAATTACTCCCATGAGCAACTAAACACTCAGAAAATAAATGAGCAAAATATCATTCCTATCTCAAGCACAAACTGA
- a CDS encoding ABC transporter ATP-binding protein, whose product MAILIAKNIKKSFSSPYKTELLKGIDLTINHQESLAIVGKSGTGKSTLLHILGTLDTLSEGELIINGMNIKETNCYAIRKKKLGFVFQSHYLLENYSVIDNVIMPAKIARVRFNKQELGLHLLAAVGLQEHAYLPVKVLSGGEKQRLAIARALCNNPDLILADEPTGSLDSFHAEMVYDLLLRLVKEQGKSIIIVTHDLKAAHLCDRILILKDGFLSEVTNTINL is encoded by the coding sequence ATGGCTATTTTAATAGCTAAAAATATAAAGAAGTCATTTTCTTCTCCCTATAAAACAGAATTACTAAAAGGAATTGATTTAACTATTAATCATCAAGAGTCTTTGGCAATTGTAGGGAAATCTGGAACAGGAAAAAGCACGCTACTGCATATTTTAGGTACGTTAGATACGCTATCTGAGGGAGAACTAATCATCAATGGCATGAATATAAAAGAGACAAATTGTTATGCCATACGTAAAAAAAAGCTTGGATTTGTCTTTCAATCTCATTATCTTTTAGAAAACTATAGCGTAATTGACAATGTGATTATGCCAGCAAAAATTGCACGTGTACGTTTTAATAAACAAGAACTTGGTTTACATTTATTAGCTGCTGTTGGATTGCAAGAACACGCTTATCTGCCTGTTAAAGTTCTCTCTGGCGGAGAAAAGCAAAGACTTGCCATTGCGCGTGCTTTATGTAACAATCCCGACCTTATTTTAGCAGATGAACCAACTGGAAGCCTTGACTCTTTTCATGCAGAAATGGTTTATGATCTACTTCTGCGCCTAGTTAAAGAACAGGGGAAAAGTATAATTATTGTAACGCACGATCTAAAAGCAGCTCATTTATGTGATCGAATACTCATTTTAAAAGATGGCTTTTTATCTGAAGTTACAAATACAATAAATTTATAA
- a CDS encoding FtsX-like permease family protein → MFELKIAFKYLIPRKKHLSSALISVLSILVLSLVVWLIVVFLSVTDGIENNWKKKLTTVHSAIRITPTDEYFSSYYYQVDALAHKSQYRHKTIREKVFSLKTDPYDENYDQELPFHIKAKEQTKDLAKELYAILARLENTHKITYQDFELSGAMLRLQMIRKNPKEQATQSYLTQASYLSSFPDKNPFLDTLIIPLKTDELTRLFSQSQINNVLNIITIESLKPKYGWGVPIAMIPEGVPLPVQASISDSFILLTENEEALPDFQKGMIKKTQEGIFFTDKNQSSYLTNKPIFLEQSHLLRVVKTEVLPQAKTLKDLYFTIEIPFTNHLLQGRVSGEGLEVTEGNWRKPSVSLSKENGIFLAKSFQDQGVKVADCGYLSYSSLSMSAVQEQRLPIFVAGFYDPGPLFSGYKSILVPPCITQTINASNTSFHLNKTESNGVCIWVANLADTDFVKKELEKQLEKEGIAAYWKVTPFTEYDFAKDMLQQFASDRYLFTLVGVIILMIACCNIISQLVILVDNKKKEIGILLAMGASKKSILFIFGFCGMIMGLMSSCIGIAAGIFTLKHLDLVISALSFLQGQALLNPVFFGQTIPSEFSSQAIQFVLIATPILSLFAALAPAIKTCYLNVSAILRSE, encoded by the coding sequence ATGTTTGAGCTAAAAATTGCTTTCAAATACTTAATACCCCGTAAAAAGCATCTATCATCTGCGCTTATTTCCGTTTTATCCATTTTAGTTCTTTCTCTAGTCGTTTGGTTGATTGTAGTTTTCTTGTCGGTAACCGATGGCATTGAAAATAATTGGAAAAAAAAGTTAACAACAGTTCACTCCGCTATAAGGATCACACCTACCGATGAATATTTTTCTTCTTACTATTATCAAGTAGACGCCTTAGCTCATAAATCACAATATCGGCATAAAACAATTAGGGAAAAAGTTTTTTCCTTAAAGACAGACCCCTATGACGAAAATTATGATCAAGAACTCCCTTTTCACATCAAAGCAAAGGAGCAAACAAAAGATTTAGCTAAAGAGCTCTATGCTATTTTGGCAAGACTAGAAAATACGCATAAGATCACCTATCAGGATTTTGAATTAAGCGGAGCCATGCTACGCTTGCAAATGATTAGGAAAAATCCAAAAGAACAGGCCACTCAGAGTTATCTAACCCAAGCTTCCTACTTGAGTTCTTTTCCCGATAAAAATCCTTTCTTAGATACATTAATTATTCCTTTAAAAACCGATGAGCTCACTCGTTTATTCTCTCAATCTCAAATCAATAATGTCCTGAACATAATTACTATTGAGTCTCTTAAGCCAAAATACGGTTGGGGAGTTCCGATAGCCATGATTCCTGAAGGGGTACCTTTGCCAGTACAGGCATCTATTTCAGACTCTTTTATTCTACTAACGGAAAATGAAGAGGCCCTCCCTGATTTCCAAAAAGGAATGATAAAAAAAACGCAAGAGGGAATCTTCTTTACAGACAAAAACCAATCTTCCTATTTGACAAACAAACCTATTTTTCTAGAGCAATCTCATTTGCTTCGCGTAGTAAAAACAGAAGTTTTACCACAAGCAAAAACCTTAAAAGATCTGTATTTTACTATTGAAATTCCCTTTACAAATCACCTATTGCAAGGCAGGGTATCTGGTGAGGGATTGGAAGTTACAGAAGGCAACTGGCGGAAACCTTCTGTTAGCTTAAGTAAAGAAAACGGCATATTTTTAGCTAAAAGTTTTCAAGACCAAGGGGTAAAAGTAGCAGATTGCGGCTATTTATCTTATTCGAGCCTAAGCATGAGTGCTGTTCAAGAACAACGCTTACCTATTTTTGTAGCCGGATTTTATGATCCAGGACCTTTATTTTCTGGCTATAAAAGCATCTTAGTTCCTCCTTGCATCACGCAAACAATTAATGCTTCTAATACCTCTTTTCACTTAAATAAAACAGAATCAAATGGAGTATGTATTTGGGTTGCTAATCTTGCAGATACAGATTTCGTTAAAAAGGAATTAGAAAAACAGTTAGAAAAAGAAGGAATAGCTGCTTATTGGAAAGTAACCCCTTTTACAGAATATGATTTTGCAAAAGATATGCTGCAGCAGTTTGCAAGCGATCGTTATTTATTTACTTTAGTGGGAGTTATTATCTTAATGATAGCTTGTTGCAATATCATTTCGCAACTTGTAATTTTAGTTGATAATAAAAAAAAGGAAATCGGTATTTTATTAGCTATGGGAGCTAGCAAAAAAAGCATTCTTTTCATCTTTGGCTTCTGCGGGATGATCATGGGGTTAATGAGTAGCTGCATTGGAATTGCCGCTGGGATATTTACATTAAAACACCTAGATCTTGTTATTTCTGCTTTAAGCTTTTTGCAAGGGCAAGCCTTGTTAAATCCTGTTTTTTTTGGACAAACAATCCCTTCTGAATTTAGTTCTCAAGCTATCCAATTTGTACTTATCGCAACTCCTATTTTATCTTTGTTTGCAGCTCTTGCCCCTGCTATAAAAACATGCTACCTAAATGTAAGCGCTATTTTGAGGTCTGAATAA
- the rpmG gene encoding 50S ribosomal protein L33: protein MAKSARETIKMKSTESSECYWTTINKRTSTGRKELKKYDKTLRKHVIFKQAK from the coding sequence ATGGCTAAATCAGCTCGTGAAACAATCAAAATGAAAAGCACAGAAAGTAGTGAATGTTATTGGACTACTATAAATAAGCGTACTTCCACAGGGCGTAAAGAACTAAAAAAATACGATAAGACACTTAGAAAGCACGTCATTTTTAAACAAGCAAAGTAA
- the tsaD gene encoding tRNA (adenosine(37)-N6)-threonylcarbamoyltransferase complex transferase subunit TsaD, which yields MLVLGIETSCDETACAIVRNGTEILANVIYSQIELHKPYGGVFPELACRRHVDVMIPVIEQALTLAKLQPSSLDGIAVTKGPGLIGALLIGLNSAKALSLAWKVPFIGVNHVEAHLYAAMMPPNFPPPFPSLGLVISGGHTFMVKIEAIGSYRFIGTTQDDAIGEAFDKVAQMLSLPYPGGPSIEALAKTGNSKAFPFKPCRIKGSPWDFSFSGLKTSVLYAIKGQNPAKTSPLIISEAQKKDVAASFQETALNDVVQKAIQAADAFHCKAIVCGGGVTNNQRFRDIFHEKNCAFPLFFPSKELTVDNAAMIAGLGYHHFLLNQADDLSLEPMIRIPLWKKL from the coding sequence CTAGTCTTAGGAATAGAAACCAGTTGCGATGAAACAGCTTGCGCTATCGTGCGTAATGGGACTGAAATTTTAGCTAATGTCATCTACTCACAAATAGAGTTACATAAGCCCTATGGTGGTGTATTCCCAGAGCTTGCTTGCCGCCGGCATGTAGATGTAATGATTCCTGTTATCGAGCAAGCTCTAACCCTAGCAAAACTGCAACCTTCCTCTCTTGATGGAATTGCTGTTACTAAAGGTCCCGGGTTGATTGGCGCTCTACTTATTGGTCTTAATTCCGCTAAAGCGCTTTCTCTTGCTTGGAAAGTGCCTTTTATAGGAGTAAACCATGTAGAAGCTCATCTATATGCTGCTATGATGCCTCCTAATTTCCCCCCACCTTTTCCTAGCTTAGGACTTGTCATTTCAGGTGGACATACTTTTATGGTAAAAATTGAAGCTATTGGTTCTTATCGGTTTATAGGAACAACCCAAGATGATGCTATCGGAGAGGCCTTTGATAAAGTAGCTCAAATGCTTTCCCTTCCTTATCCTGGAGGACCCTCTATTGAGGCTTTAGCCAAAACAGGCAACTCCAAAGCTTTCCCTTTTAAACCTTGCCGTATTAAAGGATCTCCTTGGGATTTTTCCTTCTCTGGGCTTAAAACAAGCGTGCTTTATGCCATCAAAGGGCAAAACCCTGCAAAAACCTCTCCCTTAATTATCTCTGAGGCTCAAAAAAAAGATGTAGCCGCCTCTTTTCAAGAAACAGCGCTTAATGATGTTGTGCAAAAAGCTATACAAGCAGCAGATGCTTTTCATTGCAAAGCTATTGTATGCGGAGGGGGAGTTACTAATAATCAAAGGTTTAGAGATATTTTTCACGAAAAGAACTGTGCTTTTCCCCTCTTTTTTCCTTCTAAAGAGCTCACAGTGGACAACGCTGCCATGATTGCAGGCTTAGGCTATCATCATTTTCTTTTGAACCAAGCAGATGATTTATCTCTTGAGCCTATGATTCGCATCCCTCTTTGGAAAAAATTATAA